The genomic DNA GACCGTTACGTCATGGCCGAGCTGCTGGAACGCGGCTGGCTGGTGGGGGGTGAAAATTCCGGGCATGTCGTGTGCTGCAATCACACCACCACCGGTGATGCGATCATTGCCGCACTGCAGGTCCTGCTGGCCCTCAGACGTCGCGGTGAGACCCTGGCGCAGGCTCGCCAGGCCTTGCGCAAGTGCCCGCAGGTGTTGATCAATGTGCGTTTCGGCGCCAGCAAGGTCGACCCGCTGGAGCATCCGGCCGTCAAGGAAGCCAGTGCTAGGGTTACTGAAGACATGGCGGGGCGTGGGCGTGTGCTGTTGCGCAAGTCGGGCACCGAGCCATTGGTGCGGGTGATGGTTGAAGGTGACGACGAAAACCAGGTGCGCACGCATGCCGAAGCCCTGGCCAAACTGGTCGCTGAAGTTTGTGTCTGAATTGGGCTTGCCAGCGCAGATCTGGTTGGGTAAGATCTGCGCCCACTTTGACCGACGAGGTAAAGCATGCGTCGCCCCATGGTAGCTGGTAACTGGAAGATGCACGGTACCCGCGCCAGCGTCGCTGAGCTGACTCAGGGCTTGGGCAATATGCTCATTCCCGAAGGTATCGAAGTCGCGGTTTTTCCTCCGGCCCTGTTCATCAATGAAGTCATTGATGGTCTCAAAGGCAAAGGAATCACCGTTGGAGCACAGAATTCTGCAGTACAGCCCGAACAGGGTGCGCTGACTGGTGAAGTTGCACCGAGTCAGTTGGCTGAAGTGGGTTGCAAGTTTGTGTTGATTGGTCACTCCGAGCGTCGCCAGGTTATCGGTGAAAGTGAAGAAGTGCTTAATCGCAAGTTTGCAGCTGCTCAGAAAAGTGGTTTGACGCCGGTGCTCTGCATAGGGGAAACTCTGGAGGAGCGCGAAGCAGGCAAGACGCTCGAAGTTGTAGGGCGTCAACTAAGCAGTGTTATCGACGCGTTCGGTATTGCCGCTTTTGCCAATGCAGTAATTGCCTATGAGCCTGTATGGGCCATCGGTACAGGTTTGACGGCCTCGCCGCAGCAAGCTCAGGATGTGCATGCAGCCATCCGTAAGCAGTTGGCAGCGAAGGACGCCGAAGTTGCGCAGAATGTGCAGCTTCTCTACGGCGGTAGCGTGAAGGCGGCCAATGCGGCCGAACTGTTCGGCATGCCGGATATTGATGGGGGGCTCATTGGTGGAGCATCCCTGAACGCAGACGAATTCGGTGCAATTTGTCGCGCCGCAGGAAACTGAACAAATGCTGGAAACAGTCATCGTTGTTTTTCATCTGTTGGCAGCGCTGTCGCTTGTAGTGCTGGTACTGTTGCAACAGGGTAAGGGTGCGGAAGCAGGTGCATCTTTCGGCGCAGGTGCTTCAAATACTGTGTTCGGAAGCCAAGGTTCTGCTACCTTCCTGAGTAAATTCACTGCTATACTTGCTGCCACTTTCTTTTTGACAGCACTTGGGTTAGGATACTTCGCCAAGCAACAAGCTCACCAGCTTGGTCAGGCGGGACTTCCGGATCCAGCGGTGTTGGAAGTGAAACAGCCAAAGCCGGCAGTAAATGATGATGTACCGGTGCTCCAGGAGCAGAAGAGCGAAACCACCCCAGCGGGTGACGTACCTCCTCCAGCCGAAGAGCAGAAGTAACGGGTTTCAAGAAGTAATATTGCCGAGGTGGTGGAATTGGTAGACACGCAACCTTGAGGTGGTTGTGCCCATAGGGTGTAGGGGTTCGAGTCCCCTTCTCGGTACCAATTAAAGCTTGAGAGCCCGCTTTAGCGGGCTTTCTTGCAGGTGGAGGTTAGATTGACCCAGCGACGGGTTCAGTCTTATACTTTCGCCCCAGCTTTGTCGCGGGGTGGAGCAGCTTGGTAGCTCGTCGGGCTCATAACCCGAAGGTCGTTGGTTCAAATCCAGCCCCCGCAACCAGCTTCAGCGGAGCCCCTTTTCAGGGGCTTTTTGCTAGCCGAACAGTTTACGGCGTCGTTGTCCAACGGCGCTTTCAGGGATGGGCGCTTCGCCCATTTTTTATTTGCACAGCATGCACGAGGGGGTTCAGGTGTCGAGCAAGCTAGAACAGTTGCAGGCCTTGTTGGCCCCGGTGGTCGAGGGTCTGGGCTATCAATGCTGGGGGATCGAGTACGTTTCCCAGGGTAAGCATTCGGTATTGCGCATCTATATCGACAAGGAAGGCGGCATTCTGGTGGAGGACTGTGAAGCGGTCAGCCGTCAGGCCAGCGCCATTCTTGATGTGGAAGATCCGATCAGCAGTGAATATACCCTTGAGGTGTCCTCTCCAGGCATGGATCGCCCGCTGTTCACGCTGGAACAGTTTGCCTCGCATGCCGGCGAACAAGTGAAGATCAAGCTGCGTACGCCCTTCGAGGGTCGTCGTAACTTCCAGGGCCTTCTCCGCGGTGTGGAGGAGCAGGATGTGGTGGTCCAGGTGGACAGTCACGAGTTTCTGTTGCCGATCGACTCGATCGACAAGGCCAATATTATTCCCAGTTTTGACTGAGACGTGCCGGGCCCGGCGGACTATCCGGGCCCAATGGCTTGCGCAAGGCGAGGCGTACGATGAGCAAAGAAGTACTGCTGGTTGTTGAATCGGTATCCAACGAAAAAGGTGTACCGCCCGGCGTCATTTTCGAAGCGCTGGAAGTGGCTTTGGCTACTGCAACCAAAAAACGTTTTGAAGACGAAGTCGACCTGCGTGTGGAAATCAACCGCCACACCGGTAGCTACGAGACCTTCCGTCGCTGGACCGTGGTCGACGAAGCCGATCTGGATGATCCGGCAATCGAGACCTGGCTGGCCAAGATTCACGAGACTCACCCTGAAGCCAAAGTGGGTGACGTGATCGAGGAGAAGATCGAGTCCATCGAATTCGGTCGTATCGCCGCCCAGACCGCCAAGCAGGTCATCGTGCAGAAGGTCCGTGAGGCCGAGCGCGCCCAGGTGGTCGATGCCTACCGCGAACGCGTTGGCGAGATCATCTCCGGTACTGTCAAGAAGGTTACCCGCGACAACGTCATCGTCGACCTGGGCAACAACGCCGAGGCGCTGCTGGCTCGCGAAGACATCATTCCACGTGAGACCTTCCGGGTTGGCGTGCGCTTGCGTGCGCTGCTCAAGGAAATCCGCACCGAGAACCGCGGTCCGCAGCTGATCCTGTCGCGCACCGCGCCACAGATGCTGATCGAACTGTTCCGCATCGAGGTGCCGGAAATCGCAGAAGGCCTCATCGAAGTCATGGCCGCTTCCCGTGATCCGGGATCGCGTGCCAAGATCGCCGTCCGCTCCAAGGACAAGCGCATCGATCCGCAGGGTGCCTGTATCGGCATGCGCGGTTCGCGCGTCCAGGCCGTATCCGGCGAGCTGGGTGGCGAGCGTGTGGATATCGTCCTGTGGGACGAGAACCCGGCGCAATTTGTCATCAACGCCATGTCGCCGGCTGAAGTCGCGGCGATCATCGTTGACGAAGATGCCCATGCCATGGACATCGCCGTTGCCGAGGACAACCTGGCCCAGGCCATTGGCCGTGGTGGTCAGAACGTTCGCCTGGCCAGTCAGTTGACCGGCTGGACCCTGAACGTGATGACCGAGAAGGACATCCAGGCCAAGCAGCAGGCGGAAACCGGTGACATCCTGCGCAACTTCATCGAGGAACTGGAAGTCGACGAGGAGCTGGCCCAAGTGCTGGTCGACGAAGGCTTTACCAGCCTCGAAGAAATTGCCTACGTACCGTTGGAAGAAATGCTCAACATCGATGGCTTTGACGAGGATATCGTCAATGAGCTCCGCGCTCGAGCCAAGGACCGTTTGTTGACCAAGGCCATCGCTACCGAAGAAAAACTGGCAGACGCCCATCCGGCCGAAGACCTGCTCTCCCTTGAGGGCATGGACAAGGACCTGGCGGCGGAACTGGCGGTGCGCGGCGTGGTTAACCGCGAAGACCTGGCCGAGCAGTCGATTGACGACCTGCTCGACATCGACGGCATCGACGAAGAGCGTGCCGGCAAGTTGATCATGGCCGCCCGAGCCCACTGGTTCGAGTAATTAGGCGCGGCCTGAGGAGAGAAGTGCATGACGCAAGTCACGGTGAAAGAACTGGCCCAAGAGGTCGAGGCACCGGTAGAGCGCCTGCTGCAGCAGATGCGTGAGGCAGGTCTGCCGCACACCGACGCCGGTCAGGTAGTGACCGACAATGAGAAGCAGACTCTGCTGACCCATTTGAAGAGCAGCCACAAGAGCAAGGCGGAAGAGCCGCGCAAGATTACCTTGCAGCGCAAGACCACCAGCACCCTGCGTGTCGCCGGTAGCAAAAGCATCAGCGTAGAAGTACGCAAGAAGAAAGTATTCGTTCAGCGCAGCCCTGAAGAGATTCAGGCTGAGCAGAAACGTGAGCAGGACGAGCGTCGTGCGGCTGAAAATGCCGCGCGTGACAAGGTCGATGCCGACGTTCGCCAGCGTAACGAAGAGCAGGCTCGTCGCCACGCGACCGCTACTGCTGCCGCTGCGCCGGCTGCCAAGGCCGAGCCGGCACCGGCTGCTGCTGCTCCGGCACCAGCACCGGTCGTCGCTGACGCCCCGGCTTCCGAAGACGCTGCAGCCCGTGCTGCCGAGCGCAAGAAGGACGAGACCCGTCGCAACGAAAGCCGTACTCGCGATGACGACCGTCGCCGTGGCGAGGCGCCACGTGTGTCGATCAAGGTCAAGGTGAAGGAGAAAGAAAAGGCTCCGACCCCTCGTGCCGCTCCGCGCACCACCGATGAAGAGAGCGATGGCGCTCGCCGTGGTCGTGGTGGCAAGGGCAAGCTGAAGAAGCGCAACCAGCATGGCTTCCAGAACCCGACCGGTCCGGTCATCCGTGACGTGACCATCGGCGAGACCATCACCGTCTCGGAGCTTGCGCAGCAGATGTCGGTCAAGGCCGCTGAAGTCGTCAAGTTCATGTTCAAGATGGGCACTCCGGTCACCATCAACCAGGTGCT from Pseudomonas putida includes the following:
- the tpiA gene encoding triose-phosphate isomerase, with amino-acid sequence MRRPMVAGNWKMHGTRASVAELTQGLGNMLIPEGIEVAVFPPALFINEVIDGLKGKGITVGAQNSAVQPEQGALTGEVAPSQLAEVGCKFVLIGHSERRQVIGESEEVLNRKFAAAQKSGLTPVLCIGETLEEREAGKTLEVVGRQLSSVIDAFGIAAFANAVIAYEPVWAIGTGLTASPQQAQDVHAAIRKQLAAKDAEVAQNVQLLYGGSVKAANAAELFGMPDIDGGLIGGASLNADEFGAICRAAGN
- the secG gene encoding preprotein translocase subunit SecG — translated: MLETVIVVFHLLAALSLVVLVLLQQGKGAEAGASFGAGASNTVFGSQGSATFLSKFTAILAATFFLTALGLGYFAKQQAHQLGQAGLPDPAVLEVKQPKPAVNDDVPVLQEQKSETTPAGDVPPPAEEQK
- the rimP gene encoding ribosome maturation factor RimP — translated: MSSKLEQLQALLAPVVEGLGYQCWGIEYVSQGKHSVLRIYIDKEGGILVEDCEAVSRQASAILDVEDPISSEYTLEVSSPGMDRPLFTLEQFASHAGEQVKIKLRTPFEGRRNFQGLLRGVEEQDVVVQVDSHEFLLPIDSIDKANIIPSFD
- the nusA gene encoding transcription termination factor NusA, which translates into the protein MSKEVLLVVESVSNEKGVPPGVIFEALEVALATATKKRFEDEVDLRVEINRHTGSYETFRRWTVVDEADLDDPAIETWLAKIHETHPEAKVGDVIEEKIESIEFGRIAAQTAKQVIVQKVREAERAQVVDAYRERVGEIISGTVKKVTRDNVIVDLGNNAEALLAREDIIPRETFRVGVRLRALLKEIRTENRGPQLILSRTAPQMLIELFRIEVPEIAEGLIEVMAASRDPGSRAKIAVRSKDKRIDPQGACIGMRGSRVQAVSGELGGERVDIVLWDENPAQFVINAMSPAEVAAIIVDEDAHAMDIAVAEDNLAQAIGRGGQNVRLASQLTGWTLNVMTEKDIQAKQQAETGDILRNFIEELEVDEELAQVLVDEGFTSLEEIAYVPLEEMLNIDGFDEDIVNELRARAKDRLLTKAIATEEKLADAHPAEDLLSLEGMDKDLAAELAVRGVVNREDLAEQSIDDLLDIDGIDEERAGKLIMAARAHWFE